The window GGTGATTGTATACAAAAAATCATACTAACACAGCATGATTTAATTAGTAAAAACAGGTGTttgaattataaaaaataaaaaaaaataaaaaaaaaaaaaaaaaaaaaaaaaactacctcaaTCGCACGCAGATCAGCCTTATCCTCATCTTCAAGTTTGAGAAAACCTTCCCCATTTTCTGCTTCTTCGTCATATTCATCTGCAAGTTCCAACAGCCTAAATGATCCGAGCTCAGCCTCTTTCTTTGCACGAACCGCAATGGCTCCTTTCCAGTTCTTGAAAACTGGACGCCCACGAACAACAGGAAAAGAATCAAACTTTGTACGGTCGAGATAGAGCAGCTAAGAAACAAACACGAAAAAAAAATCATAGTTATCAAACCAATTCGTAAAAAAGATTGTTGAAAATCATATATGATATATAGATAATGAAAAGATAACTCACGGTGAGAAAAGTAGCAGCACCGGtgtagaaacagttgggatcatttCTGTTCCATCCAATTTTGCTATATTTCAATGAAGAAAGAAGAAACATGGACCAGTTGATACTTGAAATATCAACATCGTCAGACAACCTCATCAACACATACGAACTCATTTTCCCATTTCTTTCACATGACACCATCGTGCTTGCAAACAACATGATAAAGTTCATCTGAAAGATACTATCAACTTCCGTTGAGGTCAGGATCTTAGAACACAGTGAAGATGAACGGGTGACAAACGGGGGTGGTGGAAACTGATTCAACCAATTTTGAACAAAAAGACTACCAAGCTTGAGTTCCAAGGTGTCTATATCAGTACCAACATCTTCGAGTCCAAACACATCGTGGACAGCTTGGGAATCAACCTTAATGTTTCCTTTTTGAGTCTTTATTATCATCTCATCACCATCGAAATTGTCAACAACATAGTAAACAAGATTACCCGGCAATTGGTCTATATTAAACCCAATTAAAGAACGAAACCCAAGTCTCGTGACACAAACTTTTTGTTCGGGGGTCAACGAACACATCACCTTTGCAAACTGCGCTGGTGTTGTCCTTAGCCTAAGAGCAGGTAGCTTAGACTCAACTTCATCATCAGAAGGAACATCCTTAACTTTGTGTTTCTGTTTGGGATTATCAACGGCATTGGTAACAGACTGGTGTTTTCTTTTACCTGAAAAATGTGATTTACAAAAGTAAATCAGTAACATTGAACAAAACAAATCAAAGGTGATATCATTTGTTAACAGCTAAATGTGAATTCCATAGTGATTTCttgtataatcacatgtgattgaaaaaacctAGAAGATACTCACAAAATTTATACTTACACTCTGATTTAGCAACAACAGATATGCAACTCATACACAGATAAAAGGCACATATTAAACAATCACAACAAATAACATGTGATTAAAGAAGC of the Rutidosis leptorrhynchoides isolate AG116_Rl617_1_P2 chromosome 5, CSIRO_AGI_Rlap_v1, whole genome shotgun sequence genome contains:
- the LOC139847535 gene encoding uncharacterized protein, which produces MCSLTPEQKVCVTRLGFRSLIGFNIDQLPGNLVYYVVDNFDGDEMIIKTQKGNIKVDSQAVHDVFGLEDVGTDIDTLELKLGSLFVQNWLNQFPPPPFVTRSSSLCSKILTSTEVDSIFQMNFIMLFASTMVSCERNGKMSSYVLMRLSDDVDISSINWSMFLLSSLKYSKIGWNRNDPNCFYTGAATFLTLLYLDRTKFDSFPVVRGRPVFKNWKGAIAVRAKKEAELGSFRLLELADEYDEEAENGEGFLKLEDEDKADLRAIEGYCEVIEEKFKLVNELKHFLSRTIRESLSKYPDEKILISYEKKLNEVFKMDVCDVKTDDEMEDESEGKDDDDVNNDESEGKDDDDEKKAESEGTDDDDDDDDDEKNADSEKKDDECVDVNKVESEKKIDDGQSKADDDVNDEQEVNLDSDDPIVPVVTEVVGPKVAEKDVDKDQNEEEYTSLTQ